The Streptomyces sp. NBC_00224 genome contains the following window.
GCCCGCTTCCAGAACATCCCGATGACGAAGACCACGAACATCGGCACGTTGAAGAAGGAGAACAGCGTCTGGAGGTACCCCATGATGTTGGAGAAGCTGGACGCGATGAACGCGGTGCCGATCGAGGCGAGCACACCGATCGCCGTGATCAGCCGCCCGAAGCGCAGGTAGTACGCGTCCGGCTGCCCCTTCCTCACGTACTTGGACCAGATGTCGTACGTGAAAACGGTGTTGAACGACGACACATTGGCCGCCATGCCCGCCATGAACGCGGCGAGCAGCCCGGTGACGGCGATGCCGAGCACCCCGTTGGGCAGCAGCTCCTGCATCAGGTACGGGATGGCGTCGTTGTACGTGAGGCCGGAGCCCGGGGTGCCGATGTCGGGCACCAGGGCGGCGGCGACCAGTCCCGGGATCATCACCAGGAAGACGATGAACATCTTCGGGAAGGCGGCGATCAGCGGGGTGCGCCGCGCCGCGCTGAGGTTCTTGGCGGAGAGGGCGCGCTGGACCTCGGCGAAGTTGGTGGTCCAGTAGCCGAAGGAGAGCACGAAGCCGAGCCCGAGGATGATCGTCAGCCAGTTGGCGCCGAGCGGGTTGCTCTGCCCGATGCCGGTGCCGCCCCAGGCGGTGAGGTAGTTGTGGCCGTGCGCCGACTCCAGGTCGTCGCTGAGCGCGCCCCAGCCGCCGACCCGCTTGAGGCCGAGGACGACCAGCGGGATGAGCGCGGCGAGGATCACGAAGAACTGGAGCACTTCGTTGTAGATCGCCGAGGAGAGTCCGCCGACGGTGATGTACGCGAGCACGAAGAGCCCGGCGACGACGATGGCCACCCACTGCGGCCAGCCGAGCAGCGCCTCGACCACGATCGACAGGGCGTAGAGGTTGACGCCCGCGATCAGGATCGCGGCGAAGGCGAACAGCGCCGAGCTGAGCAGGTGCGCGGACGCGTCGAACCGCTGGAGCAGGAACTCCGGCACCGAGCGGACCTTCGAGCGGTAGTAGAAGGGCATCATCACCAGGCCGAGGAAGACCATGGCCGGGATGGCGCCGATCCAGTACCAGTGGACGACCGCGACGCCGTACTGGGCGCCGGTGGCGGCCATCCCGAGGATCTCGGTCGCGCCCAGATTGGCGGCGACGAAGGCGAGCCCGGTCACCCAGGCGGGCAGCGAGCGCCCGGAGAGGAAGAAGTCGAGGCTGGTCTTCACGCTCGCGCGGGCGGCGAAGCCGATGCCCAGAACGACGACGAAGTAGATCGCCAGAATCGTGTAGTCGAGCCCATTGGTGGGGAGCCGGAGCCCTTCGGCCAGAGATTGCATACGTACTCGCTTCGTCGCGCGAACTGATCCGAACCGGAACCTACGCCTCGACGGCCAGAAACTGAACAGTTTTGTTGGAAGTTTTTGTTGGATTGTGGTGGAGGGTGAGGGATCCGTGGGTGGCGGCCCGGTGGCCGCTCGTCCGCTTGTCCGGAATGCGCCCGTGGAGCGGTGCGGTCCGCGCCGCTGCGGTGACAGGCAGGGGATGCGGTGCCAGAGTGTCCGCCACGGAACTGCGCGGGACTCGGACCCCGTCCCTGCGTCCTGGCGCGCGCCCACGGCGGCGCCGGACCCCTTCGAGCACATCTCGCCTCGGCATGCCCCGCCCGCATCGCGCCGGGACGTGGGCCGGAGAGGGAACACGATGGGTTCATGGCAGTGGAACGACCAGCAGAAACCCACCGCCGCGGTCGGTGTACGGGCCACCGCGGGCGCCGTCACCATGAAGGACGACCCGCAGGCGGCCCAGCGGCCGTACGTCTTCGTCCGCGGCTACGACTCGCGGCTGCACGTCAACTGGTGGGACGGCAAGGCCTGGCACTGGAGCGACCAGGGCACACCGGCCGGGCGCACCGTCATCGAGAAGGTCGGCGCCGTCACGGTCAAGGACAGCGCGAACGCGGTCCAGCGGCCGTACGCCTTCGTGATCGGTGACGACTCGAAGCTGTATGTGAACTGGTGGGACGGCAGCAAGTGGAACTGGAGCGACCAGGGCGCGCCCGGCGGGCGCCGCGTCCGCGAGGGCGTCGGGGTCGTCAGCGTCCAGGACAACCCGAGCGCGCCGCAGCGGCCGTACGTCTTCGTCCTCACCGACGACTTCCGCCTCTGGGTCAACTGGTGGGACGGCAAGGCGTGGAACTGGAGCGACCAGGGCACCCCGCCGAGCCGCACCATCTCGCGCCCCCTCGGCGTCACCACCATGCGCGACAACCCGAACGCCTTCACCCGGCCGTACGCCTTCGTCATCACCGACGACTCCCGCGTCTGGGTCAACTGGTGGGACGGGAGCAAGTGGAACTGGCACGACCAGGGCGCGCCCAGCGGGCAACCGGTGAAGAAGGGCGCGGGCGTCATCACCTGCCAGGACACCCCGCAGGCGGTCGAGCGGCCCTACGCCTTCGTCCAGGGCTACGACTCGAAGCTGTATGTGAACTGGTGGGACGGCAGCAAGTGGAACTGGAGCGACCAGGGCGCACCCGGCGGGCGGCTCATCCTCGACTCCGTCGGCGTGGTCACGATGAGGGACAACCCCACCGCGTTCACCCGCCCGTACGCCTTCGTGATCGGTGACGACTCGAAGCTGTACGTGAACTGGTGGGACGGCAGCAAGTGGAACTGGGCCGCGCAGGGCACGCCGCCCGGGCGCGTCATCGAGCGCCCCGGCGAGGCCCTCACGGTTCAGGACAATGCGAGCGCGACCGAGCGCCCGTATGCCTTCGTCCTCACCGACGACTCCGACGTGTGGGTCAACTGGTGGTCACTGCCGTAGGCGGTACGCGGACGGCGAACGGGCCGTCCAGGGCGGCCCATTGGAGCAGCATGACGGTCTTGGCGTCGGCGATCTCCCCGCTGCGGACCCTGTCCAGGGCCTCGGTGAAGGGGAGTTCCACGACGGCGATGTCCTCGCCTTCGGCCGCGACCCCGCCTCCTTCACCGGTGGCGGTGGCCGGGCCGTAGGGGGCCGCGAAGAAGTGCAGCCGCTCGGTGACCGAGCCGGGGCTCATATAGACCGCGAACACCGGCTCGGGCACACCGACGGTGTGGCCCGTCTCCTCGGCCGCTTCCCGCCGGATGGCCTCCTCGGGGCTGTCCCCGTCGAGCAGCCCGGCGGCGGTCTCGACGAGCATGCCGTCGGGGTGGCCGTTGACGTACGCGGGCAACCGGAACTGGCGCGTCAGCAGCACGGTCCGGCGGTCGGCGTCGTACAGGAGGATCGTCGCGCCGTCGCCCCGGTCGTACGTCTCGCGCTGCTCGCGGCTCCAATGGCCGTCGCTGTGGCGGTAGTCGAAGGTGGTTTTGCGCAGGACGTACCAGTCGCAGGAGAGCACCTCGACGTCGGTGATCCGCACCTGCGGGTTGCCGGTCAGGTCGCGTCCGTGCCGGTCCAGGCCGGTGCGGCCGCGGCGGTCTGGGGTGTCGATGCCGGCGGTCATCGGGCGAGGACCGTCTCGACGCCCGCGTCCCGCAGCGCCTTCAGTGTCGCCGGGCCGCTGGGGTGGGTGTCGGCGTCCTCGGCCGCGGCGTCGGTGACGAAGCCGTGC
Protein-coding sequences here:
- a CDS encoding sodium:solute symporter family protein translates to MQSLAEGLRLPTNGLDYTILAIYFVVVLGIGFAARASVKTSLDFFLSGRSLPAWVTGLAFVAANLGATEILGMAATGAQYGVAVVHWYWIGAIPAMVFLGLVMMPFYYRSKVRSVPEFLLQRFDASAHLLSSALFAFAAILIAGVNLYALSIVVEALLGWPQWVAIVVAGLFVLAYITVGGLSSAIYNEVLQFFVILAALIPLVVLGLKRVGGWGALSDDLESAHGHNYLTAWGGTGIGQSNPLGANWLTIILGLGFVLSFGYWTTNFAEVQRALSAKNLSAARRTPLIAAFPKMFIVFLVMIPGLVAAALVPDIGTPGSGLTYNDAIPYLMQELLPNGVLGIAVTGLLAAFMAGMAANVSSFNTVFTYDIWSKYVRKGQPDAYYLRFGRLITAIGVLASIGTAFIASSFSNIMGYLQTLFSFFNVPMFVVFVIGMFWKRASKKSGVWGLFAGTTAAMVNYFWIYKQGVVSIPTDQGANFVSAIVGFAAGAIVMVVVTLFTAPKPEAELAGLVYGTVSPGPEEQPAEGDGAWYRRPALLGWGAVVLAALCYLPYSL
- a CDS encoding NUDIX domain-containing protein gives rise to the protein MTAGIDTPDRRGRTGLDRHGRDLTGNPQVRITDVEVLSCDWYVLRKTTFDYRHSDGHWSREQRETYDRGDGATILLYDADRRTVLLTRQFRLPAYVNGHPDGMLVETAAGLLDGDSPEEAIRREAAEETGHTVGVPEPVFAVYMSPGSVTERLHFFAAPYGPATATGEGGGVAAEGEDIAVVELPFTEALDRVRSGEIADAKTVMLLQWAALDGPFAVRVPPTAVTTS